The Nitrospirales bacterium genome includes a window with the following:
- a CDS encoding valine--tRNA ligase translates to MPQQQLNKTYDPQSVEEHWGNYWLREKLFTPRLKESSQAYSIVIPPPNVTGALHIGHALNSTLQDILIRWKRMQGYQTLWVPGTDHAGIATQNVVERQLMAEGSSRDKIGRQAFIERVWKWREQSGDTILTQLKQLGASCDWSKQRFTLDEGLSKAVLEVFASLYEEGLIYRGERLINWCPRCFTALSDVEVEHESTKGKLYEIQYPIEDETDAYLTIATTRPETMLGDTAVAVHPDDPRYNRFIGKNVCLPLTHRTIPVVGDSILVDREFGTGAVKITPACDFNDEEAGKRLGLPSKPIFDYRARIDTSLFADQDIDPQLKERIHQKSEQDARSLIVEALQDKGLLAKIDDHSMAIGKCYRCKTVILPYLSPQWFVKIQPLADPAIAAVESGDIRIIPDEWKNNYLGWMRNVKDWCISRQIWWGHQIPAWYCKTCNNEHLLFSNNESKGQNANEQETTETVRSCFISPDAIPIISRTPPTACPVCGNKDLIQDPDVLDTWFSSALWPFSTLGWPEETQDLKTFYPTSTLVTGLDILFFWVARMIMMGLKFTGKPPFRDVYIHALVRDAEGQKMSKSKGNVIDPLTKMREYGTDALRFTLASMASPGRDIKLAEGRIEGYRNFVTKIWNAARFIALHGEGEQKVLPVRERSYADRWILSRLNQAITRCTESLEEYRFDLATSSVYQFLWREYCDWYIELIKPVFQDQDSPEAQSTRHTLFESFDVIQRLLHPFMPFLSEEIWQAFPHSGKSIVTQPFPVADEEWNAADVEKTFETFEQFVVTARTSRALLNCSPTQSMMFWGTAANQEERASLSNLSPYLPHMVRGSVTLTEEDDWSKENILRLVVGSVTVGSEINHEIDVQQVVERIRKQMQEKQKEAARLEKRLASTDFVAKAEASVIQESKNRLTLLSQELALLESSDHQLSTRLSKS, encoded by the coding sequence ATGCCCCAACAACAACTCAATAAAACATACGATCCGCAAAGCGTCGAAGAGCACTGGGGAAACTACTGGCTCCGTGAAAAACTCTTTACTCCAAGGCTGAAGGAATCGTCTCAAGCCTATTCCATTGTCATCCCCCCACCCAACGTTACCGGAGCTCTCCATATCGGACACGCATTAAATAGCACCCTACAAGATATCTTAATTCGTTGGAAGCGAATGCAAGGATATCAAACCCTCTGGGTGCCTGGAACGGACCATGCGGGCATCGCCACACAAAATGTCGTTGAGCGCCAACTGATGGCAGAAGGCAGCTCTCGAGACAAGATTGGTCGACAAGCGTTTATTGAACGCGTCTGGAAATGGCGTGAACAGTCAGGTGATACCATTCTTACGCAACTGAAACAATTAGGAGCGTCGTGCGATTGGAGCAAGCAACGATTTACGTTGGACGAAGGATTATCTAAAGCTGTCCTTGAAGTTTTCGCGTCATTGTATGAAGAGGGATTGATTTATCGAGGTGAGCGACTTATCAACTGGTGCCCCAGGTGTTTCACCGCACTCTCTGATGTCGAAGTAGAGCATGAGTCGACAAAAGGCAAACTCTATGAGATCCAATATCCCATCGAAGACGAAACAGATGCCTACTTAACGATCGCCACCACTCGACCCGAAACCATGCTCGGCGACACGGCTGTCGCCGTTCACCCGGATGACCCTCGATATAACCGCTTCATCGGAAAGAATGTTTGCCTACCACTGACTCATCGAACGATCCCTGTCGTGGGGGACTCAATACTGGTTGATCGAGAATTCGGGACAGGCGCCGTAAAAATCACTCCGGCCTGCGACTTTAATGATGAAGAGGCAGGAAAACGCCTCGGACTTCCATCAAAACCCATATTTGACTATCGCGCAAGGATTGATACGAGCCTCTTTGCTGATCAGGACATCGACCCGCAACTCAAAGAGCGCATTCATCAAAAATCTGAGCAGGATGCCCGAAGCCTCATCGTTGAAGCCCTCCAGGACAAAGGGTTGCTGGCAAAAATCGACGACCATTCAATGGCTATTGGCAAGTGCTACCGGTGCAAAACGGTGATCCTTCCCTACCTTTCCCCACAATGGTTCGTCAAAATTCAGCCCCTCGCTGACCCTGCCATTGCGGCCGTGGAGTCGGGAGACATTCGGATCATTCCCGATGAGTGGAAAAATAACTACCTGGGATGGATGCGGAATGTAAAAGACTGGTGTATTTCACGGCAAATCTGGTGGGGCCACCAAATCCCCGCATGGTACTGCAAGACCTGCAACAACGAACATCTTCTTTTTTCCAACAACGAGAGCAAGGGGCAGAACGCCAACGAACAGGAAACCACAGAGACGGTCCGATCATGTTTCATCAGTCCCGATGCTATCCCCATCATCTCCAGAACTCCTCCTACGGCATGTCCTGTCTGCGGAAACAAAGACCTCATCCAAGATCCGGACGTGCTCGATACGTGGTTTTCTTCCGCTCTATGGCCTTTTTCAACATTGGGTTGGCCGGAAGAAACGCAAGACCTTAAGACTTTTTACCCGACTTCGACGCTGGTGACCGGATTGGACATCTTGTTCTTTTGGGTGGCACGCATGATTATGATGGGCCTTAAATTCACGGGAAAACCGCCATTCAGAGATGTCTACATTCACGCTCTGGTGCGGGATGCCGAAGGGCAGAAGATGAGTAAGTCGAAAGGCAATGTCATCGATCCTTTAACAAAAATGCGGGAATATGGCACCGATGCGTTACGCTTCACCCTGGCCTCGATGGCTTCGCCGGGAAGAGATATCAAGCTCGCCGAAGGGCGTATAGAAGGGTACAGGAATTTTGTCACGAAAATATGGAATGCAGCCCGATTTATCGCCCTGCATGGCGAAGGCGAGCAAAAAGTCCTTCCCGTGCGTGAGCGGTCATACGCTGATCGCTGGATTTTGAGTCGATTGAATCAGGCCATCACTCGTTGCACGGAGTCGTTAGAGGAGTATCGATTCGACCTGGCCACCTCGTCTGTCTATCAATTCCTCTGGCGCGAATACTGTGATTGGTATATTGAACTGATAAAACCCGTGTTCCAGGACCAGGATTCGCCTGAAGCTCAGTCAACTCGTCATACGCTCTTTGAATCATTTGATGTTATTCAACGCCTCCTTCATCCATTTATGCCATTTTTGAGCGAAGAAATCTGGCAGGCCTTCCCGCATTCTGGAAAATCCATCGTGACACAGCCCTTCCCTGTCGCAGACGAAGAGTGGAATGCCGCGGATGTTGAAAAAACCTTCGAGACTTTTGAACAATTCGTGGTAACGGCGCGGACAAGCCGCGCGCTCCTGAATTGCTCTCCGACTCAAAGCATGATGTTTTGGGGAACCGCGGCCAACCAGGAAGAACGCGCGTCACTCTCGAACCTCTCCCCCTACCTCCCCCACATGGTGCGAGGATCGGTAACGCTCACTGAGGAGGATGACTGGTCGAAGGAAAACATCCTCCGACTTGTCGTCGGTTCCGTAACGGTCGGGTCAGAAATCAATCATGAAATTGACGTGCAACAGGTCGTTGAGCGAATACGGAAACAGATGCAGGAAAAGCAAAAAGAAGCTGCCCGCCTTGAAAAACGTCTCGCCTCCACAGACTTTGTCGCGAAAGCTGAAGCAAGCGTGATTCAAGAATCCAAGAATCGCCTCACACTGCTTTCTCAAGAGCTCGCCTTGCTGGAGAGCAGTGACCACCAACTTTCCACCCGGCTCTCAAAGTCCTGA